The Pedobacter mucosus genome window below encodes:
- a CDS encoding nuclear transport factor 2 family protein, with product MDIKTFITNWIEVGNSYNTEKYLDFFLDDAVLDDPSVGRIFVGYDGISEYYTSYFIGYETQTELMKIDIKENSTYVEVEFTGKFPEGKIGGSFELNFSNEKIASIKADLI from the coding sequence GTTGGCAACAGCTATAACACTGAAAAGTATTTAGATTTTTTTCTTGATGATGCCGTTTTGGACGATCCTTCAGTCGGCAGAATTTTTGTTGGTTATGATGGAATTAGCGAATACTATACAAGCTATTTTATTGGTTATGAGACACAAACAGAATTAATGAAAATAGATATTAAAGAAAATTCAACCTATGTTGAAGTTGAGTTTACAGGCAAATTTCCCGAAGGAAAGATTGGTGGTTCATTCGAACTCAATTTCTCTAATGAAAAAATAGCATCAATAAAAGCAGATTTAATTTAA
- a CDS encoding MazG-like protein produces MSKNNFDEIINRSLALRKKYHEMESIHHGSEWTVEEDALAFLSDAGLVGRNIMSQQKRWPKANSEAELAHKLGESIWWLIVLANRTDINIAEAVDNFLSKTEKLFAK; encoded by the coding sequence ATGAGCAAAAATAACTTTGATGAAATTATCAATCGTTCATTAGCACTTAGGAAAAAATACCATGAAATGGAATCCATTCATCACGGTAGCGAATGGACGGTAGAAGAAGATGCACTCGCATTTTTAAGTGACGCTGGCTTGGTGGGCAGGAATATTATGTCGCAACAAAAGCGGTGGCCTAAAGCCAATAGTGAAGCAGAATTAGCGCATAAGTTAGGCGAAAGCATTTGGTGGCTAATTGTTTTGGCAAATAGAACAGACATAAACATTGCGGAAGCAGTAGATAATTTCTTATCAAAAACTGAAAAACTTTTTGCAAAATAG
- a CDS encoding M23 family metallopeptidase: MKINTLFLISMALLICGLSSCKTSSVNLFKAASPHEQYQRKLVSAGLDKTALGVSWINSADINLQKALTITIPYKESGYFAADKTPVATYQFSATKGQKLTINLTKKPLNSAMVYLDVYHLPTGNNAKLLASADTLNNPILLDIEDTGNYLIRLQPELLQSLSYTLEITSGPSLAFPTRSKSSKSIGSYWGDGRDQNARKHEGVDIFGPFRSPVLAIADGTITRVNENNLGGKVVWLRPKGKNYTLYYAHLDEQIATEGEEVKLGDTLGLMGNTGNAKNTPTHLHFGIYEYNGATNPLPFIDPITKTPQNVIAPVANLNKTLRTSSTVKLAQSPEKKSTILRSLNAGTVVQITAATGNYYKAELPDGSIGYIPSGELVETNKPIRKFKISLSQEKAFDKPDSLAAIKLNLKVGQTVNQLGSFGNFQLISDENMRIGWVVK, translated from the coding sequence ATGAAAATTAATACTTTATTTTTAATATCTATGGCATTGCTTATTTGCGGTCTATCATCTTGCAAAACAAGTTCCGTAAATTTATTTAAAGCCGCATCTCCACATGAACAATATCAGAGAAAACTTGTAAGCGCTGGATTGGATAAAACTGCATTAGGTGTATCATGGATAAATTCTGCTGACATAAACTTACAAAAGGCCTTAACCATTACTATTCCTTATAAAGAAAGCGGCTATTTTGCTGCAGATAAAACGCCTGTTGCAACATATCAATTTTCTGCAACTAAAGGTCAAAAGTTAACCATTAATTTAACCAAGAAACCATTAAATAGTGCGATGGTTTATTTAGATGTTTATCACTTACCTACCGGAAATAATGCAAAGTTATTGGCTTCCGCAGATACCTTAAATAATCCAATTTTATTAGATATTGAAGACACTGGAAACTATTTAATTCGTTTGCAACCAGAACTTCTACAAAGCTTAAGTTATACTTTGGAAATCACTTCTGGACCATCGTTAGCCTTTCCAACTAGGTCGAAAAGCAGTAAAAGCATTGGTAGTTATTGGGGCGATGGCAGAGATCAAAATGCTAGAAAACATGAAGGTGTTGATATTTTTGGGCCGTTTAGAAGTCCGGTGTTAGCTATTGCTGATGGAACGATAACCCGTGTAAACGAAAATAATTTAGGTGGAAAAGTAGTTTGGCTTCGTCCGAAAGGAAAAAATTATACGTTGTATTATGCACACCTCGATGAGCAAATCGCTACCGAAGGTGAAGAAGTAAAACTTGGCGATACCTTGGGTTTAATGGGCAATACTGGGAACGCAAAAAACACCCCTACTCATTTACACTTTGGCATTTATGAATATAATGGAGCAACTAATCCTTTGCCATTTATTGATCCTATTACTAAAACACCGCAAAATGTTATTGCTCCAGTAGCGAATCTAAATAAAACCTTAAGAACTTCATCAACCGTAAAATTAGCTCAATCTCCAGAAAAAAAATCTACCATATTGCGTTCTTTAAACGCTGGAACTGTTGTACAAATTACCGCTGCAACAGGTAACTATTATAAAGCAGAGTTGCCAGATGGAAGTATAGGTTATATCCCAAGTGGTGAATTAGTGGAAACTAATAAACCAATCCGTAAGTTTAAAATTAGTTTATCTCAGGAGAAAGCATTTGACAAACCAGATAGTTTAGCAGCCATAAAATTAAATCTAAAAGTTGGCCAAACCGTAAACCAATTGGGTAGCTTTGGCAATTTCCAACTCATTAGCGATGAGAATATGCGGATTGGTTGGGTTGTAAAATAG
- a CDS encoding secondary thiamine-phosphate synthase enzyme YjbQ codes for MKIYQQTLTLNQRRRGFHIITDEIEQSLPQISQIEIGICQVFIQHTSASLTINENADPTVRMDFEMFFNKTVRENDPDYEHDYEGSDDMPAHLKSALLGNSVTIPIKNGRLALGIWQGIYLCEHRNQGGQRKLIITAWGS; via the coding sequence ATGAAAATTTATCAACAGACATTAACGCTTAACCAGAGAAGACGAGGTTTCCATATTATAACGGATGAAATTGAACAGTCGCTGCCTCAAATTAGTCAGATTGAAATTGGCATTTGCCAGGTTTTCATTCAGCATACTTCAGCATCACTAACTATAAACGAAAACGCTGATCCAACGGTTCGCATGGATTTTGAAATGTTTTTTAACAAAACCGTTCGTGAAAATGATCCAGATTATGAGCATGATTATGAAGGTTCTGACGATATGCCGGCACATCTAAAATCTGCGTTATTGGGTAACTCAGTCACCATCCCAATTAAAAATGGAAGATTAGCTTTAGGTATTTGGCAGGGAATTTATTTATGCGAACACCGAAATCAAGGCGGACAAAGAAAATTAATTATAACCGCCTGGGGAAGTTAA
- a CDS encoding alpha/beta hydrolase, whose protein sequence is MKKSILFLVALFFTTTAFSQNVIQLFNSANDFFKLLQEEKFTEAHVYFDANLKTKLTEESLKKLWTDIGTKLGKAESFDAIQSKAQGEFFAVTVEGKFANGDQNFLLGFNKEQKIVGLFLAPAKSAAAYVKPIYADTNLYKEKSVYLTTPGHQLAAIITTPKNIKNFPVVVFVHGSGPSDMDETVGSNKPFKDLAAGFASKGIASIRYVKRTLIYANEFNKPFTVKEEVLDDATAAIALAKTVEGANPKAIYVFGHSLGGMLAPKIATTSAEIAGVVLAAAPARRFTDLIIEQNNYMFNLSKDTTAANKKQLADAILEINKSKISQLGTTVKPDSIILGLPAKYWVDINNYNQVAVAKTLKQRIYVLQGGNDFQVSKSDFDLWNTAIGKKKNVTVKYYPELNHLLSIQTEKGTTAQYQIPVSVSETLVNDVATWIKAK, encoded by the coding sequence ATGAAAAAAAGTATTTTATTTTTAGTTGCTTTATTTTTTACAACTACTGCATTTTCTCAAAATGTTATACAATTATTTAATAGCGCAAACGATTTCTTCAAATTATTACAAGAAGAAAAGTTTACTGAAGCACACGTTTATTTCGATGCTAACCTAAAAACGAAGCTTACGGAAGAAAGCCTGAAGAAATTGTGGACTGATATAGGAACGAAATTAGGGAAAGCAGAATCATTTGATGCCATTCAAAGTAAGGCGCAGGGAGAATTTTTTGCAGTAACCGTAGAAGGAAAATTTGCCAATGGCGATCAAAATTTCCTTTTAGGTTTTAATAAAGAACAGAAAATTGTTGGTCTTTTTCTTGCTCCTGCAAAAAGCGCAGCAGCATATGTAAAACCAATATATGCTGATACAAACTTGTATAAAGAAAAATCAGTTTATTTAACTACGCCAGGGCACCAATTAGCAGCAATTATAACTACACCTAAAAATATTAAAAATTTTCCGGTAGTTGTTTTTGTACATGGTTCGGGTCCGAGTGATATGGATGAAACCGTTGGCTCAAATAAACCTTTTAAAGATTTAGCCGCAGGTTTCGCATCAAAAGGTATCGCTTCGATTCGTTATGTAAAACGGACTTTAATTTATGCCAACGAATTTAATAAACCCTTCACTGTAAAAGAGGAAGTTTTAGATGATGCAACTGCTGCAATAGCACTGGCGAAAACTGTTGAAGGTGCAAATCCTAAAGCTATTTATGTATTTGGACATAGTTTGGGCGGGATGTTAGCGCCGAAAATTGCAACAACTTCAGCAGAGATTGCAGGCGTAGTTTTAGCTGCGGCACCGGCCAGAAGATTTACTGATTTAATTATCGAACAGAATAATTACATGTTTAACTTATCAAAAGATACTACCGCAGCTAACAAAAAGCAGCTTGCAGATGCTATTTTAGAAATAAATAAAAGTAAAATTTCTCAACTTGGAACCACCGTAAAACCAGATTCGATAATTTTAGGTTTACCTGCAAAATATTGGGTAGATATTAATAATTATAATCAGGTTGCTGTTGCAAAAACACTTAAGCAAAGAATCTATGTTTTACAAGGAGGGAATGATTTTCAGGTAAGTAAAAGCGATTTCGATTTGTGGAATACTGCCATTGGTAAAAAGAAAAATGTTACTGTAAAATATTATCCAGAGCTGAATCATCTTTTAAGTATTCAGACCGAAAAAGGAACCACAGCACAATATCAAATTCCAGTTAGTGTTTCTGAAACACTAGTTAATGATGTGGCAACTTGGATAAAAGCCAAGTAA
- a CDS encoding SusC/RagA family TonB-linked outer membrane protein, translated as MQQNLLRLKRIGILLLMSMCIAIKVNAQTKITGKVIAGDDNSPIIGASVKIKNAPGGTSTDNNGQFSLTVSPNAVLVVSFIGFTNKEVAVGNQTNINVTLAPLKNDLSEVVVTGYTSQRKKDLTGAVSVVNIGQLKSQPAASAIESLQGKAAGVAIVTDGAPGSTPQIRVRGTTTINNNDPLYVIDGVPYEGKLSWLSQNDIESMQVLKDASSSSIYGARANNGVIIITTRKGSIGAPKITVDSYYGIQTPRKNTFPKMMSPQEYANYLYTGYRNAGLTPSTGTNYGTGTTPTLPTYLVAGSATGQNVTAADADPSKYLYSRDPNTFYQITRANQQGTNWFDEITESAPTQSYQLSASGGGENATYSFSGGYLDQQGTIKNTGFTRYNFRSNTQITALNKKLRFGGNAQYSYSEGFGFGVNPNVSGEYQDEGSPISWAYRIPTIIPVYDINGNFAGSRGSGLGNAENPVAVLFRAKDNLNKSNFFFGNTFGEYDIIPGLTARTSFGLRYENYNGLSLRYPNLEFLEGNNSNNLNEYQGYTTEWTWTNTLNYKKIIDKHSIGILVGTEAIRSRNRQLNAGRNDFFQLGNLDYYYLSAGASNISNTSTGSIGSLYSLFAKVDYSFNDRYLASFTIRRDGSSNFGPENKYGYFPAVSGAWRISEEDFMKDNKIFSDLKFRIGYGETGNQRIPNFQYLDRYQSALNLGGYPLGGGNGVISGVFQNAYANPGIKWENLSSLNIGLDFTIKNGVFDGSIDWYNKKTSDMLYPVPLPSTAVGLNSSPFVNAGDMSNKGIEVNLGYHMNRNNDNPFKFDAGVNFSRNVNKVIKLADGISQQPYGNFRSLTTSILRAGDPFGSFFGYKVAGIYQNTGELTSNPGYTGARVGGFKYTDVNGDGAITPADRTIIGDPNPDFLYSLSLNASYKNWDVAMFFNGVQGNDLYDATRYFTDFPTFDGARSTRLLDAWSPTNTGSMIPSPYVGVSDLEYASSSYYVQDGSFFRMKNIQVGYSFKLKQDSKLGFSKIRVYASATNLFTITNYTGLDPEVSQESDTFSVPGLDRGIYPSPRQYLLGLSVGF; from the coding sequence ATGCAACAAAATCTACTACGTCTCAAAAGGATAGGAATTCTTTTGCTCATGAGTATGTGTATTGCTATTAAAGTAAATGCGCAGACTAAAATTACCGGAAAAGTTATAGCCGGTGATGACAATTCGCCCATTATTGGAGCCTCCGTTAAAATCAAAAATGCACCAGGAGGCACTTCTACCGATAATAATGGCCAATTTTCCCTTACTGTAAGTCCAAATGCAGTACTTGTAGTTTCTTTTATCGGTTTTACTAATAAAGAGGTAGCCGTTGGAAATCAAACAAATATTAATGTAACGCTTGCCCCACTAAAAAATGACTTGAGTGAGGTTGTAGTTACCGGCTATACGAGCCAACGTAAAAAAGATTTAACAGGTGCAGTTTCAGTTGTTAATATCGGTCAATTAAAATCTCAACCTGCAGCAAGTGCCATTGAATCACTTCAAGGTAAAGCTGCCGGTGTGGCAATTGTAACCGATGGTGCACCAGGTTCTACCCCTCAAATTAGGGTTCGTGGTACAACTACTATTAATAATAATGATCCATTGTATGTAATCGATGGTGTTCCTTATGAAGGGAAATTATCGTGGTTAAGCCAAAATGATATAGAAAGCATGCAGGTGCTAAAAGATGCCTCATCTTCTTCTATATATGGTGCGAGAGCAAACAACGGTGTAATTATTATTACAACCAGAAAAGGTTCAATTGGTGCTCCAAAAATTACGGTCGACAGTTATTATGGCATCCAAACACCAAGGAAAAATACTTTTCCTAAAATGATGTCGCCTCAAGAATATGCTAATTATTTGTATACAGGCTATCGTAATGCAGGTTTAACACCATCTACAGGAACAAATTATGGTACTGGCACAACTCCAACTTTACCTACTTACTTGGTAGCAGGTTCTGCCACTGGCCAAAACGTAACCGCAGCAGATGCTGATCCATCTAAATATCTTTATTCTAGAGATCCTAATACCTTTTATCAAATTACAAGGGCAAACCAACAAGGTACCAACTGGTTTGATGAAATTACTGAAAGTGCGCCAACACAAAGCTATCAGTTAAGCGCTTCTGGTGGTGGTGAAAATGCTACATATTCATTTTCTGGAGGCTATTTAGATCAACAGGGAACAATCAAAAATACAGGTTTTACAAGGTATAATTTTAGATCAAATACGCAGATTACAGCCTTAAATAAAAAACTTCGTTTCGGAGGAAATGCACAATACAGTTATTCTGAAGGATTCGGATTTGGTGTAAATCCAAATGTTTCTGGAGAATATCAGGATGAAGGTAGTCCTATAAGTTGGGCCTATCGTATTCCAACGATTATTCCGGTATATGACATCAATGGAAATTTTGCAGGTAGCCGGGGAAGTGGATTGGGAAATGCAGAAAACCCTGTAGCCGTGTTATTTCGTGCTAAAGACAACCTAAACAAAAGTAATTTCTTCTTTGGAAATACTTTTGGAGAATATGATATTATTCCAGGATTAACTGCAAGAACAAGTTTTGGTTTACGTTATGAAAACTACAATGGCTTATCACTGCGTTATCCAAATCTTGAATTCTTAGAAGGAAATAATTCAAATAACCTTAATGAATATCAAGGCTATACAACAGAATGGACTTGGACCAATACCTTAAACTATAAAAAGATAATTGATAAGCATAGTATTGGAATATTAGTTGGTACTGAGGCTATTCGTTCTAGAAACAGACAACTAAATGCTGGTAGAAATGATTTCTTTCAATTAGGAAATCTAGATTATTATTATTTAAGTGCTGGGGCATCAAACATCAGTAATACAAGTACTGGTTCAATCGGTTCTTTATACTCATTATTTGCTAAAGTAGATTATTCATTCAACGATCGTTATTTAGCAAGTTTTACTATTCGTCGAGATGGTTCATCAAACTTCGGACCTGAAAATAAATATGGTTATTTCCCAGCGGTTAGTGGTGCTTGGAGAATTTCTGAAGAAGATTTTATGAAAGACAATAAAATCTTTAGTGATTTAAAATTCCGTATTGGTTATGGTGAAACTGGTAATCAAAGAATACCAAATTTCCAATATTTAGACCGATATCAAAGTGCGCTTAATCTAGGAGGATATCCATTAGGTGGTGGTAATGGCGTAATTTCTGGTGTATTTCAAAATGCATATGCCAATCCTGGAATTAAATGGGAAAATTTAAGCTCATTAAATATTGGTTTGGATTTTACTATAAAAAATGGTGTTTTTGATGGATCGATAGATTGGTATAACAAAAAAACATCTGATATGCTTTATCCAGTACCTCTTCCATCTACAGCAGTTGGGTTAAACTCTTCTCCATTTGTAAATGCAGGTGATATGAGCAATAAAGGGATTGAGGTAAATTTAGGATACCACATGAACCGCAATAATGACAACCCATTTAAGTTTGATGCTGGCGTTAATTTTTCAAGAAACGTTAACAAAGTGATTAAGCTTGCTGATGGAATTTCTCAACAGCCATACGGTAATTTTAGAAGTTTAACGACATCAATTTTAAGAGCTGGTGATCCTTTCGGTTCATTCTTCGGATATAAAGTTGCCGGAATTTATCAAAATACAGGTGAATTAACTAGTAATCCTGGATATACAGGTGCAAGAGTTGGTGGTTTCAAATACACTGATGTTAATGGTGATGGCGCAATCACACCTGCAGATAGAACAATTATTGGTGATCCAAATCCAGACTTCTTATATTCATTAAGCTTAAATGCCTCATATAAAAACTGGGATGTTGCTATGTTTTTTAACGGTGTACAGGGAAATGATTTATATGATGCAACCCGGTATTTTACAGACTTCCCAACATTTGATGGTGCTAGAAGCACAAGGTTACTAGATGCATGGAGTCCTACTAATACAGGAAGCATGATTCCTTCTCCTTATGTAGGTGTTTCTGATCTAGAATATGCATCATCAAGCTATTATGTTCAAGATGGTAGTTTTTTCAGGATGAAAAATATACAAGTTGGTTATTCATTTAAACTAAAACAAGATTCAAAATTAGGTTTCAGTAAAATAAGAGTTTATGCGAGTGCAACCAACTTATTTACAATCACAAACTATACAGGTCTAGATCCAGAGGTAAGTCAGGAATCTGATACATTCTCCGTTCCTGGGCTTGATAGAGGTATATATCCTTCCCCTCGTCAATACCTTTTAGGTTTAAGTGTTGGTTTTTAA
- a CDS encoding RagB/SusD family nutrient uptake outer membrane protein, producing the protein MKNLKCIVLAALFCTVLSCKKGFIEGSPQGQLIADNLATQDGVEALLTGAYGLLNGNQTGTWGNYGAAPSQWLFGEVASDNAHKGSSNGDQPNMNLIEQHSPTSTNDNLANIWDRCFEGILRCNNTIKILTALQASGAGKFSDSRAAEIQGEARLLRAHYYFFLVRVFKSVPMITEATTTAAVDNTKDIYPDIVTDLTYSVANLPTTKPKGQVGRVDKYIAQAYLGKVLLYQKKYTEAYTQLNAVIAAKPDLVTLPYTDNFDIDKENGPESVFAVQNAVGTDGTGGDNGNVGDMLNFPYAVACCGFFQPTIDLANSFKVSAAGLPLLDGSYRTNPYVSDMGLSAAAKAAYQVNTSLNFDPRIDYTLGRRGVDYRKGYGPMPGDSWIRDVGNAGPFVVVKNVLDQAQIAAGTAPGSTNVTGLNVNIIRLADIYLMAAECAVENGDLPRALFLVNKVRARAALLPPKTVVGGAPAAVYRVSPYPSFPTADYARTAVRMERRLELAMEGHRFFDLVRWGIVKQTLESYFGFEGGYFNYLKGINIEARDDYFPLPQDQIDRSQGVLKQSTGY; encoded by the coding sequence ATGAAAAATTTAAAATGTATAGTACTCGCTGCTTTGTTTTGCACCGTATTATCGTGTAAAAAAGGTTTTATTGAAGGAAGCCCTCAAGGGCAATTAATCGCCGATAATTTGGCGACGCAGGATGGTGTTGAAGCATTACTTACAGGGGCTTATGGCTTACTTAATGGCAATCAAACCGGAACATGGGGTAACTATGGGGCAGCTCCTAGTCAGTGGTTATTTGGAGAAGTTGCTTCAGATAATGCACACAAAGGTAGTAGCAACGGAGATCAGCCAAATATGAATTTAATTGAGCAGCATTCGCCAACTAGCACGAATGACAATTTAGCTAATATTTGGGATAGATGTTTTGAAGGAATCCTTCGTTGCAATAACACAATTAAAATACTTACAGCTTTACAAGCAAGTGGCGCAGGAAAATTTAGCGATTCAAGAGCTGCAGAAATTCAAGGCGAAGCTAGATTATTGCGTGCTCACTATTACTTCTTTTTAGTTAGGGTTTTTAAAAGTGTACCAATGATTACAGAGGCAACGACCACCGCTGCAGTTGATAACACCAAAGATATTTATCCTGATATAGTAACAGACCTTACTTATTCGGTGGCTAATTTGCCAACCACTAAGCCAAAAGGGCAAGTTGGTCGTGTAGATAAATATATTGCACAGGCATATTTAGGCAAGGTTTTATTATATCAAAAAAAATATACTGAAGCTTACACTCAATTAAATGCAGTAATTGCAGCTAAGCCAGATTTGGTAACCTTACCATACACAGATAATTTTGATATTGATAAAGAGAATGGTCCTGAGTCAGTATTTGCTGTTCAAAATGCTGTTGGTACCGACGGTACTGGCGGAGATAACGGGAACGTTGGCGATATGTTAAACTTTCCTTACGCAGTTGCATGCTGCGGATTTTTCCAACCAACTATTGATTTGGCCAATTCGTTCAAAGTAAGCGCCGCTGGTCTTCCACTTTTAGATGGAAGTTATCGTACTAATCCATACGTATCGGATATGGGTTTATCAGCTGCTGCAAAAGCTGCTTATCAGGTTAATACTAGCTTAAATTTCGATCCACGTATTGATTATACTTTAGGCAGACGAGGTGTAGATTACCGCAAAGGTTATGGCCCAATGCCTGGAGATTCATGGATTCGTGACGTAGGTAACGCAGGCCCATTTGTTGTTGTAAAAAATGTATTAGATCAAGCTCAAATTGCTGCAGGAACTGCTCCAGGAAGCACTAACGTAACAGGACTGAACGTAAATATTATTCGTTTAGCTGATATTTACTTGATGGCTGCAGAATGTGCAGTTGAGAATGGTGATTTACCAAGAGCATTATTTTTAGTGAATAAAGTAAGGGCTCGTGCTGCATTACTTCCACCAAAAACGGTAGTGGGTGGTGCCCCGGCAGCAGTTTATAGAGTTAGTCCATATCCTTCTTTCCCAACGGCTGATTACGCAAGAACAGCAGTAAGAATGGAACGTAGATTGGAATTAGCCATGGAAGGCCATCGTTTCTTCGATTTAGTGCGTTGGGGTATAGTTAAACAAACACTTGAAAGCTATTTTGGCTTTGAAGGAGGATATTTTAATTATCTTAAAGGCATTAACATTGAGGCTAGGGATGATTATTTTCCATTGCCACAAGATCAGATTGATAGAAGCCAAGGCGTACTTAAACAAAGTACAGGTTACTAA
- a CDS encoding LiaF transmembrane domain-containing protein, protein METFIKKNHEEKQLGLGLLVIVIGTVFLLRNSGIDIPHWILSWHTVMLGVGLWMGYRKNFQGSSWLALTVIGAIFTLKDITIFDFELSKITTAIFLIGLGLYIILKPKRKFDYNFPGSSADATEIKS, encoded by the coding sequence ATGGAAACTTTCATCAAAAAAAATCACGAAGAAAAACAATTAGGATTAGGTCTTTTAGTCATTGTAATCGGAACCGTTTTCTTGTTAAGAAACTCAGGTATCGATATTCCTCATTGGATATTAAGCTGGCACACTGTAATGTTAGGTGTTGGTTTGTGGATGGGTTATCGCAAAAACTTTCAAGGATCTAGCTGGTTGGCGTTAACTGTTATTGGTGCAATCTTCACCCTGAAAGACATCACTATTTTCGATTTTGAATTATCAAAAATCACAACAGCAATCTTTTTAATCGGTTTGGGCTTGTATATTATTTTGAAACCTAAAAGAAAATTCGATTACAATTTTCCAGGTTCATCAGCAGATGCTACAGAAATCAAAAGCTAA
- the rpiA gene encoding ribose-5-phosphate isomerase RpiA, with protein sequence MNDETQQNKEKQAAAIAAIAFVKNGDVVGLGTGSTATYAINALGKKVAEGLKIKAAASSIRTEELAKSLGIEIVSLENLSTIDISIDGADEFTESLNLIKGGGGALFREKIIATLSKNSIIVVDRSKKVKKLGAFTIPIEVIPLAFQYVFDQILKLSGKATKRKKGNKNFITDNGNYIIDADFGLLEKPEELAIALNQINGVLAHGLFIGLTSKIIMSTGNDIIVFE encoded by the coding sequence ATGAATGATGAGACTCAGCAAAATAAGGAAAAACAAGCCGCAGCCATTGCAGCAATTGCTTTTGTTAAAAATGGTGATGTAGTGGGTTTAGGAACAGGTTCTACCGCTACTTATGCCATAAATGCACTAGGTAAAAAGGTTGCTGAAGGCTTAAAAATAAAGGCTGCAGCAAGTTCCATTCGTACAGAGGAATTAGCAAAATCTTTAGGAATCGAAATAGTTTCACTCGAAAATTTAAGCACAATAGATATCAGTATAGATGGTGCTGATGAATTTACTGAGTCGTTAAACTTGATTAAAGGTGGAGGAGGAGCGTTGTTTAGAGAAAAAATTATTGCTACGCTTAGTAAAAACAGCATCATTGTGGTTGATAGATCGAAGAAAGTTAAAAAGTTAGGCGCTTTTACAATTCCTATAGAAGTTATTCCTTTAGCCTTTCAATATGTATTTGATCAAATTTTAAAGCTTAGCGGAAAAGCAACTAAACGTAAAAAAGGGAATAAAAATTTTATTACCGATAATGGAAACTATATTATTGACGCGGATTTTGGCTTACTCGAAAAACCAGAAGAACTGGCAATTGCCTTAAACCAAATTAATGGTGTTTTAGCGCATGGGTTATTTATTGGTTTAACTTCGAAAATTATTATGAGTACTGGAAACGATATTATCGTTTTTGAGTAA